A stretch of Fulvia fulva chromosome 4, complete sequence DNA encodes these proteins:
- a CDS encoding putative catechol O-methyltransferase 2, translating into MPDFDQTKAYVEQEDVFFDDGREIELLHFIYDLPEIDEIRGNPKKVLEAIDQFGRKKKYLMNVGEDKGKIVTDLIAEVKPQTMVELGGYIGYSCILFGDAVRRAGGKRYHSLERNPEFGAVISSLVDLAGLGDIVKVEIGSSDASIKRLHEQGQLKRIDLMFLDHYKPAYTTDLKLCEELKLVTPGSVLAADNVIKPGNPPYLEYVRSTVAQKREKASQINGTTDPDERFNDRTAAQYSKRVEKEKLGHTMGNPNLLYESKLVNSFEPTGVPDGIEITRCTGEEK; encoded by the exons ATGCCAGACTTCGATCAAACCAAGGCTTACGTCGAGCAAGAAGACGTCTTCTTCGACGATGGCCGCGAGATCGAATTGTTGCATTTCATCTACGACCTGCCAGAGATTGATGAGATCCGTGGCAACCCCAAGAAAGTGCTCGAAGCCATTGACCAATTTGGTCGCAAAAAGAAGTACCTCATGAACGTTGGCGAAGACAAGGGCAAAATCGTGACCGATCTGATTGCGGAAGTTAAGCCGCAGACTATG GTCGAGCTAGGTGGCTACATCGGCTACTCCTGCATCCTCTTCGGCGACGCAGTCCGCAGAGCCGGCGGCAAACGCTACCACAGCCTCGAACGCAACCCCGAATTCGGCGCCGTGATTTCCTCCCTCGTCGACCTCGCCGGCCTAGGCGACATCGTCAAAGTGGAAATCGGTTCCTCCGACGCCTCCATCAAGCGTCTCCACGAGCAAGGCCAGCTCAAACGCATCGACCTGATGTTCCTAGACCACTACAAGCCTGCCTACACCACGGATCTCAAACTCTGCGAGGAGCTGAAGCTGGTGACTCCTGGAAGCGTGCTGGCTGCTGATAATGTGATTAAGCCGGGGAATCCACCGTATTTGGAGTATGTGAGGAGTACGGTGGCGCAGAAGCGCGAGAAGGCGAGTCAGATTAATGGGACGACGGATCCGGATGAGAGGTTTAATGATCGTACTGCGGCGCAGTATTCGAAGCGGGTggagaaggagaagttgGGACATACGATGGGGAATCCGAATCTGTTGTATGAGAGTAAGCTCGTTAACAGCTTTGAGCCGACGGGTGTGCCG GATGGCATCGAGATCACGCGTTGCACGGGCGAGGAGAAATGA
- a CDS encoding Kinesin-related protein 11 produces MASTLSGPRTPRPPPTGPLPALPVSKTRKYSDDGAAAESRRTSTASNIPPPSSKKTSIPSRAVTISGLPTPNKPAKANSTSAVPTLSTNDARPAPSPSPPIGSGIPKTVRKTSSIGSFPLPPKGAARVTSLPPSPLSASTSSNEQNGIPPPPPAKSPKRDSSRHRSVESGLKKPRTRSSGYGLRPRASHPSRTSPSLGGSPSLLNGTGERAMISSGGARHSESLLSLPSPPHSRSSSAEGAREGDMISYEDGAEDGGRRGRSRNSDKTADSKDAAGGKDAKGNVIVSVRVRPDSAANDDTKMDGEWLVDGRRSLISYRGREGGDHRYDNVFSPHDHNSRVYDNAAKRLVRRVMEGYHGTVFAYGMTGTGKTYSMQGTANAPGVIPLAITDIFSYIRENPCREFLLRVSYLEIYNEKIYDLLSQSTPGQQQEEIKLREDSKRGVYATPLKEEIVQSPNQLLRVIARGDLARRTGSTQFNARSSRSHAVVQIVVESRARTATDHGAYFEKETRRTDKIMPGGVLVSTLSLIDLAGSERAAENKERRTEGAHINKSLLTLGTVIARLSGEDEKEDGTKSTDKKDGLKHLPYRDSKLTRLLQGALSGNSLVSILCTIQLSSAGTAAATASSHTGETLNTLKFASRAKNNIVSHAKRNESNLNPGDPNSRALLDRYRMEIQDLRSQLEQQNKAKEEAEKQEEIEEDRKMEEALERQERTRHEEQMLEMQLARTALKERISHLNRLILSSKSLGVNSGRFSSSSMPFNPRMSIYSISQSEYGRPVSTVRPDSRDSGMPARDSGVTLQVPFEEERDQPISSGSITMGTLPAAEASRIVEDDAVLDDEEDGADSGGIDGEGHASLSQQIRMLQADLGDKNRYIATLEKRLLQARRTSHSRVSMHFASRVGLPEDASLERLLRERDREIEELRATLDDQMRMVTALRSAARKREMLDKRKSHATTTSDETARPQTSSGVSDQVPELSSLPFQRHNSSRASRHSFRPPNLARSSHRSTPSNASHSSSSAVNFSRTPLSPMVILSPGHSSSNSRESLGKEIVKVNRRKSVDEMTQLLDQMIQDKVESGHVVRGERGSLRIRHDTLTQQISDALSATVIHEDPVPTAQSKGVKA; encoded by the coding sequence ATGGCGTCCACTCTTTCAGGTCCCAGGACACCACGACCGCCTCCGACAGGCCCACTACCGGCCTTGCCAGTCTCCAAGACGCGCAAGTACAGCGACGATGGCGCTGCCGCCGAATCAAGGCGAACCTCAACTGCCTCTAATATCCCCCCGCCCTCGTCGAAGAAGACGTCCATTCCCTCACGAGCAGTGACAATCTCTGGCCTGCCCACGCCGAACAAACCCGCCAAAGCCAACTCCACATCGGCCGTCCCTACTCTGTCCACCAACGACGCACGACCTGCACCCTCCCCTTCCCCGCCTATCGGCTCAGGCATACCGAAGACGGTGAGAAAGACCAGTAGCATTGGCTCTTTCCCTCTACCGCCCAAGGGCGCTGCTAGGGTAACGAGCCTCCCACCCAGCCCACTATCCGCATCCACGTCTTCGAACGAACAAAATGGCATCCCGCCTCCACCTCCAGCGAAAAGTCCCAAGCGCGACTCGTCAAGGCACAGAAGCGTGGAAAGCGGGCTTAAGAAACCGCGCACCCGCAGTTCTGGCTATGGCCTTCGTCCAAGAGCATCGCATCCCAGCCGGACAAGTCCAAGCCTCGGCGGCTCGCCAAGTCTGCTCAATGGCACAGGCGAGCGCGCCATGATATCAAGTGGGGGTGCAAGGCATTCGGAGAGCCTGCTCAGTCTGCCATCCCCACCACACAGCCGAAGCTCTTCTGCCGAGGGCGCTCGCGAGGGGGACATGATTTCCTACGAAGACGGGGCCGAGGATGGCGGTCGACGAGGCCGCTCTCGGAATTCCGATAAGACAGCAGATTCGAAGGACGCTGCAGGTGGCAAGGATGCTAAGGGCAATGTCATCGTTAGCGTCCGTGTACGACCCGATTCAGCGGCCAACGACGATACCAAAATGGACGGAGAATGGCTGGTCGATGGGCGGAGGTCACTCATCTCCTACAGAGGACGTGAGGGCGGCGATCATCGTTACGACAATGTCTTTTCCCCACACGATCACAATTCACGAGTCTACGACAACGCAGCCAAACGACTAGTGCGTCGGGTCATGGAAGGCTACCACGGCACAGTCTTTGCGTACGGCATGACCGGTACAGGAAAGACTTATTCCATGCAGGGAACCGCCAACGCGCCTGGTGTTATACCGCTGGCCATCACTGACATATTTTCTTACATTCGCGAGAACCCATGCCGGGAGTTTCTGTTACGTGTCAGCTACTTGGAGATATACAACGAGAAGATATATGACCTGCTCAGTCAGTCCACACCTGGGCAGCAACAAGAGGAAATTAAGCTTCGCGAGGATAGCAAGCGTGGCGTGTATGCGACACCACTCAAGGAAGAGATAGTGCAGTCACCGAATCAGCTCTTGCGAGTCATTGCACGAGGTGACCTTGCTAGGAGAACAGGCAGCACACAATTTAATGCGCGCTCTTCCCGATCACACGCCGTTGTGCAGATTGTTGTCGAGTCTCGCGCAAGGACGGCTACGGACCACGGCGCTTACTTCGAGAAGGAGACTCGAAGAACAGACAAGATTATGCCGGGTGGCGTATTGGTGTCAACACTGTCATTGATTGATTTGGCAGGTTCAGAAAGGGCGGCAGAGAACAAGGAGCGCAGAACGGAAGGTGCTCACATCAACAAGTCGTTGCTCACACTGGGCACAGTTATCGCGCGCCTGTCTGGCGAAGACGAAAAGGAAGACGGCACCAAGAGCACAGATAAGAAGGACGGGCTGAAGCATCTGCCCTATCGAGACAGCAAGCTCACCCGCCTGCTTCAGGGAGCACTCTCTGGTAACTCACTTGTCTCCATTCTCTGCACGATCCAGCTGTCCTCTGCTGGTACTGCTGCCGCGACTGCGAGCTCGCATACCGGAGAGACCTTGAACACACTCAAGTTTGCCAGCAGAGCGAAGAACAACATCGTCAGCCACGCGAAGCGGAACGAATCGAACCTCAACCCTGGCGATCCTAACAGCAGAGCGCTTCTCGATCGATATCGCATGGAGATTCAGGATCTACGATCGCAGCTTGAACAGCAGAACAAAGCCAAGGAGGAAGCCGAGAAACAGGAGGAGATCGAGGAGGATCGGAAGATGGAGGAAGCGCTCGAACGCCAGGAACGGACCAGGCATGAAGAGCAGATGTTGGAAATGCAGCTTGCTCGTACGGCTTTGAAAGAGCGCATCAGCCATCTAAATCGCCTGATTCTGTCGTCCAAGTCGCTGGGTGTCAACTCCGGACGCTTCTCCAGCTCCAGCATGCCTTTCAACCCTCGCATGAGCATATACAGCATATCGCAGTCCGAGTACGGCAGGCCAGTGAGCACAGTCCGGCCGGACAGCAGAGACAGTGGCATGCCGGCCCGCGACAGTGGTGTCACGCTGCAAGTTCCATTCGAAGAGGAACGCGATCAGCCGATTTCAAGCGGCTCCATCACAATGGGTACACTTCCCGCGGCAGAGGCCTCCCGGATTGTGGAGGACGATGCAGTGCTCGATGACGAAGAGGATGGAGCAGACTCTGGTGGGATCGATGGCGAGGGCCACGCCAGCTTGTCCCAGCAGATTCGCATGCTGCAAGCGGATTTAGGCGACAAGAATCGGTACATTGCAACACTTGAAAAGCGTCTTTTGCAGGCCAGGAGAACCAGTCATAGCAGAGTCAGCATGCACTTCGCTTCCCGGGTCGGGCTGCCGGAAGATGCAAGTTTGGAACGTCTTTTGCGTGAACGAGACCGCGAGATCGAAGAGCTTCGAGCAACCTTGGACGACCAGATGCGGATGGTGACAGCATTGAGGAGCGCCGCTCGGAAGCGCGAGATGCTGGACAAGAGGAAGAGTCACGCTACCACCACCAGTGACGAGACCGCGCGGCCCCAGACGTCCAGTGGTGTGTCTGATCAAGTCCCGGAGTTGTCCAGTCTGCCATTCCAGAGGCACAACAGCTCTCGTGCATCACGACACAGCTTCAGGCCGCCCAATCTGGCACGAAGCAGTCATCGCAGCACCCCTTCGAATGCGAGCCATTCCAGTTCCAGCGCTGTGAACTTCTCCAGGACGCCGCTGAGTCCGATGGTCATTCTAAGTCCAGGACATTCTTCCAGCAATTCTCGCGAAAGCCTCGGCAAGGAGATTGTCAAGGTGAACCGTCGCAAGAGTGTTGACGAAATGACGCAGCTGCTCGATCAAATGATCCAGGACAAAGTGGAATCAGGACACGTTGTTCGGGGCGAGCGAGGGTCTTTACGAATCCGTCATGATACGCTGACCCAGCAGATCAGCGACGCGCTCAGCGCCACCGTCATTCACGAGGATCCAGTGCCAACAGCCCAAAGCAAAGGCGTCAAGGCCTGA